A stretch of the Thermus thermophilus genome encodes the following:
- a CDS encoding prepilin-type N-terminal cleavage/methylation domain-containing protein, with product MRRHGFSLLELLLTSVLLGGLFLVVLALENSSAILRERERARGRLADELSLTALALARELYTVGYRLTGQALVLSPSPEGDGLTGWFLCEAGMEEVCGESLGRVRGTGYGVSQGVLRWGACTGEGCTPSPTNPVLGGDEIRVEAFRVAYLEGGTWKRQAQAVNLRAEGATPKVSALALYLLASIPVRGGAPTFTPGSTLDYPPGLSPGLLALPPAAGDGRLRAEKLWLVQTPNLAR from the coding sequence ATGAGAAGGCACGGGTTCTCGCTCCTAGAACTCCTGCTGACCTCTGTCCTCCTAGGGGGCCTCTTCCTGGTGGTGCTGGCCCTGGAAAACTCCAGCGCCATCCTCAGGGAGCGGGAAAGGGCGAGGGGGCGGCTCGCCGACGAGCTTAGCCTCACCGCCCTTGCCCTGGCCCGGGAGCTCTACACCGTGGGCTACCGCCTCACGGGCCAGGCCCTGGTCCTAAGCCCAAGCCCCGAGGGGGACGGGCTTACGGGCTGGTTCCTCTGCGAGGCGGGGATGGAGGAGGTCTGTGGGGAAAGCCTGGGCCGGGTCAGGGGCACGGGCTACGGGGTGAGCCAGGGGGTCCTCCGCTGGGGCGCCTGCACCGGCGAGGGGTGCACGCCCTCGCCCACCAACCCCGTCTTGGGAGGGGACGAGATCCGGGTAGAGGCCTTCCGGGTGGCCTACCTGGAAGGGGGCACCTGGAAGCGCCAGGCGCAGGCCGTGAACCTGAGGGCCGAGGGCGCAACCCCGAAGGTGAGCGCCTTGGCCCTCTACCTCCTGGCCTCCATCCCCGTGCGGGGCGGCGCCCCCACCTTCACCCCGGGGAGTACCCTGGACTACCCCCCTGGACTTTCCCCTGGCCTTCTGGCTCTGCCCCCTGCGGCAGGCGACGGCCGCCTGCGTGCGGAGAAGCTGTGGCTCGTGCAGACGCCGAACCTGGCGCGCTGA
- a CDS encoding type IV pilus modification PilV family protein, producing the protein MGLLAVVVLAFTSLQVASLRAGQRGRELQTVVREMENFMERLRQDPQGVPALCNGALTLGGRQGTCTAVPCGVAQDGGLTCPTSGDARAFQVVLEVEGKRLETVVYRP; encoded by the coding sequence TTGGGGCTCCTCGCCGTGGTGGTGCTGGCCTTCACCTCCCTGCAGGTGGCAAGCCTACGCGCGGGCCAGCGGGGGCGGGAGCTCCAGACCGTGGTCCGGGAGATGGAAAACTTCATGGAAAGGCTTAGGCAGGACCCCCAGGGCGTCCCCGCCCTTTGCAACGGCGCCCTAACCCTCGGGGGCAGGCAGGGCACCTGCACCGCCGTCCCCTGTGGCGTGGCCCAGGACGGCGGCCTCACCTGCCCCACCTCGGGGGACGCGCGGGCCTTCCAGGTGGTTCTTGAGGTGGAAGGAAAGCGGCTGGAAACGGTGGTGTATCGGCCATGA
- a CDS encoding GspH/FimT family protein — MAPWTRQGFSVLELLVVLAVLGILGGLAYTNYSAAYRLGAAGAELRTFLLAARTEAIRRGTGVAVVPEGRGLVSCVDENRNRACDAGEAVLRRFDPSGYGAALDLRSGFSPGLRFNALGRPNTGARLALRLGGRTLTLCVAMGGRVREVSGDGCP, encoded by the coding sequence ATGGCTCCTTGGACGAGGCAGGGCTTCAGCGTGCTGGAACTTCTCGTGGTCCTGGCCGTCCTGGGCATCCTGGGCGGTCTTGCCTACACCAACTACAGCGCCGCTTACCGCCTCGGAGCGGCGGGGGCCGAACTCAGGACCTTCCTCCTCGCCGCCCGCACCGAGGCCATCCGCAGGGGGACGGGGGTGGCGGTGGTCCCGGAGGGCCGGGGGCTCGTAAGCTGCGTGGACGAAAACCGAAACCGGGCGTGCGACGCGGGGGAAGCCGTCCTGCGCCGGTTTGACCCGAGTGGGTACGGGGCGGCCCTGGACCTGAGGAGCGGCTTCTCCCCCGGCCTTCGCTTCAACGCCCTGGGGAGACCCAACACAGGGGCGCGCCTGGCCCTGCGCCTGGGCGGACGGACCCTCACCCTGTGCGTGGCCATGGGAGGAAGGGTGCGCGAGGTGAGCGGGGATGGGTGCCCGTAA
- a CDS encoding YpdA family putative bacillithiol disulfide reductase, whose amino-acid sequence MVDVLVVGAGPVGLCAALWAKRLGLSHLVLERGTVAETLYRFPRDMVFFSEAKNIEIGGHPLVAQGPKPTRKEALLYYQRVAEREGLSVLTYTEALAIRGREGGFQVLAKDRKGERTFSARYVVVATGYFGNPNRLGVPGEDLPHVLHRYEEAAPFFGREVAVVGGSNSAVEAALDLYRGGARVTLVHRGKWVRPSVKYWLLPDLENRVKEGSIRAVMEARVEAITPEGLWLSRPEGREFLPADFVLVLIGYRAEDRLLREAGVAYEGERPWLSPEGETSIPGLFAVGSCAYGPDTRSVFIENGREQARIALTAIAARVRGLTPRP is encoded by the coding sequence ATGGTGGACGTCCTCGTGGTGGGCGCGGGCCCCGTGGGGCTTTGCGCCGCCCTTTGGGCCAAGCGCCTCGGCCTTTCCCACCTGGTGCTGGAGCGGGGCACGGTGGCGGAGACCCTTTACCGCTTTCCCCGGGACATGGTCTTCTTCTCCGAGGCCAAGAACATTGAGATCGGGGGCCATCCCCTGGTCGCCCAAGGCCCCAAGCCCACCCGGAAGGAGGCCCTCCTCTACTACCAGCGGGTGGCGGAGCGGGAGGGGCTAAGCGTCCTCACCTACACCGAGGCCCTGGCCATCCGGGGCCGGGAGGGGGGCTTTCAGGTCCTGGCCAAAGACCGCAAGGGGGAGCGGACCTTCTCGGCCCGGTACGTGGTGGTGGCCACGGGCTACTTCGGAAACCCGAACCGCTTGGGCGTCCCTGGGGAGGACCTCCCCCACGTCCTCCACCGCTACGAGGAGGCCGCCCCCTTCTTCGGGCGGGAGGTGGCGGTGGTGGGGGGGTCCAACTCCGCGGTGGAGGCCGCCTTGGACCTCTACCGCGGCGGGGCGAGGGTCACCCTCGTCCACCGGGGGAAGTGGGTCCGTCCCAGCGTGAAGTACTGGCTCCTCCCCGACCTGGAAAACCGGGTCAAGGAGGGGAGCATCCGGGCGGTGATGGAGGCCCGGGTGGAGGCCATCACCCCGGAGGGGCTTTGGCTTTCCCGCCCAGAAGGGCGGGAGTTCCTGCCCGCCGACTTCGTGCTGGTGCTCATCGGCTACCGGGCGGAAGACCGCCTCCTCAGGGAGGCGGGGGTGGCCTACGAGGGGGAGAGGCCCTGGCTTTCCCCAGAGGGGGAGACCTCCATCCCCGGCCTCTTCGCCGTGGGCTCCTGCGCCTACGGGCCCGACACCCGCTCCGTCTTCATAGAGAACGGCCGGGAGCAGGCCCGAATCGCCCTCACCGCCATCGCCGCCCGGGTGCGGGGCTTGACACCAAGGCCTTAG
- the ilvB gene encoding biosynthetic-type acetolactate synthase large subunit produces MKGAEALLRALEREGVEVIFGHPGGAIMPTYDALYDSPIRHILVRHEQGGVHAATAYARASGKVGVVMATSGPGALNLVTGLADAMMDSTPVVAITGNVPRALIGTDAFQEADVTGVTMPITKHNYLVQDVNEIPRVVKEAFHIAATGRPGPVLIDIPKDVQLEEFTGSFDVKLDLPGYKPTLKGHPKQIEKALDALEKAERPVLMVGGGAQHAHAELLAFAEKTGLPVITTLMGLGAFPGNHPLWLGMPGMHGTVAANRAIHHADVILAIGLRFDDRVTGKVSRFAPHAHTIIHVDIDPAEIGKVVRTHIPIVGDSRLVLKELLKGAKALRLAAWWRELEEWRTRYPLRYKPKPHLQSQEVIRAFHEATGGHAIVTTGVGQHQMFAAQFFPVTRPRSFLTSGGLGTMGVGLPFAIGAKIARPDELVLDFDGDGSFQMTLQELATVVKYGLDVKIVILNNGYLGMVRQWQDLFHARRYSEVYLADSNPDFARLAEAYGIKGVKVERKEDLWKGVEAVLNADGPVVAEFKVYQEEGVFPMIPAGGAAEDMIIEHPAEREEVEA; encoded by the coding sequence ATGAAGGGAGCGGAGGCACTTTTAAGGGCGCTGGAGCGGGAAGGGGTGGAGGTGATCTTCGGCCACCCGGGCGGGGCCATCATGCCCACCTACGACGCCCTCTACGATAGCCCCATCCGCCACATCCTGGTGCGGCACGAGCAAGGCGGGGTGCACGCCGCCACCGCCTACGCCCGCGCCAGCGGCAAGGTGGGGGTGGTCATGGCCACCTCGGGGCCCGGGGCCCTGAACCTGGTCACGGGCCTCGCGGACGCCATGATGGACTCCACCCCGGTGGTGGCCATCACCGGGAACGTCCCCCGGGCCCTCATCGGCACCGACGCCTTCCAGGAGGCGGACGTCACCGGGGTCACCATGCCCATCACCAAGCACAACTACCTGGTCCAGGACGTGAACGAGATCCCCCGGGTGGTGAAGGAGGCCTTCCACATCGCCGCCACCGGCCGCCCCGGCCCCGTGCTCATTGACATCCCCAAGGACGTCCAGCTGGAGGAGTTCACGGGGAGCTTTGACGTGAAGCTGGACCTCCCCGGGTACAAGCCCACCCTGAAGGGGCACCCCAAGCAGATAGAGAAGGCCCTGGACGCCCTGGAGAAGGCGGAGCGCCCCGTCCTCATGGTGGGGGGTGGGGCGCAGCACGCCCACGCCGAGCTCCTCGCCTTCGCCGAGAAGACGGGGCTTCCCGTGATCACCACCCTCATGGGCCTCGGGGCCTTCCCCGGGAACCACCCCCTTTGGCTTGGGATGCCGGGGATGCACGGCACCGTGGCCGCCAACCGGGCGATCCACCACGCGGACGTGATCCTCGCCATCGGCCTCCGCTTTGACGACCGGGTCACGGGTAAGGTCTCCCGCTTCGCCCCCCACGCCCACACCATCATCCACGTGGACATAGACCCGGCGGAGATCGGCAAGGTGGTGCGCACCCACATCCCCATCGTGGGGGACTCGAGGCTCGTCCTCAAGGAGCTCCTCAAGGGGGCGAAGGCCTTGAGGCTTGCCGCCTGGTGGCGGGAGCTCGAGGAGTGGCGCACCCGCTACCCCTTGCGCTATAAGCCCAAGCCCCACCTGCAGAGCCAGGAGGTGATCCGGGCCTTCCACGAGGCCACGGGGGGGCACGCCATCGTCACCACCGGGGTGGGGCAGCACCAGATGTTCGCCGCCCAGTTCTTCCCCGTGACCAGGCCCAGGAGCTTCCTCACCAGCGGGGGCCTCGGCACCATGGGGGTGGGGCTTCCCTTCGCCATCGGGGCCAAGATCGCCCGCCCCGATGAGCTCGTCCTGGATTTTGACGGGGACGGCTCCTTCCAGATGACCCTGCAGGAGCTCGCCACGGTGGTGAAGTACGGGCTGGACGTGAAGATCGTCATCCTGAACAACGGCTACCTGGGCATGGTGCGCCAGTGGCAGGACCTCTTCCACGCCCGCCGTTACAGCGAGGTCTACCTGGCGGACTCCAACCCCGACTTCGCCCGCCTCGCCGAGGCCTACGGCATCAAGGGGGTGAAGGTGGAGCGGAAGGAGGACCTCTGGAAGGGGGTGGAGGCCGTCTTGAACGCCGATGGCCCCGTGGTGGCCGAGTTCAAGGTCTACCAGGAGGAAGGGGTCTTCCCCATGATCCCCGCCGGGGGCGCCGCCGAGGACATGATCATAGAGCACCCCGCGGAGCGGGAGGAGGTGGAGGCGTGA
- the ilvN gene encoding acetolactate synthase small subunit produces the protein MRHVISVLVQDHPRVLNRITGLFARRGFNLESLAVGTTHLPGLSRICLVVSGDDRTLEQVEKQLNRLIEVLKVTDHTEPHVERELCLVKVHVAGLEERLAVKDIQEAFRARVVDVAQKSLILELTGDTQKVNSFIEALRPYGILEVMRTGAVAMSRGDRVLKVREKKEAV, from the coding sequence GTGAGGCATGTGATCTCCGTCTTGGTGCAGGACCACCCCCGGGTCTTGAACCGCATCACGGGCCTATTCGCCCGGCGCGGCTTCAACCTGGAAAGCCTCGCCGTGGGCACCACCCACCTGCCGGGGCTTTCCCGGATCTGCCTCGTGGTCTCCGGGGACGACCGCACCCTGGAGCAGGTGGAGAAGCAGCTGAACCGGCTCATTGAGGTGCTGAAGGTCACGGACCACACCGAGCCCCACGTGGAGAGGGAGCTTTGCCTGGTGAAGGTCCACGTGGCGGGCCTCGAGGAGCGCCTCGCCGTCAAGGACATCCAGGAGGCCTTCCGGGCGAGGGTGGTGGACGTGGCCCAGAAGAGCCTCATCCTGGAGCTCACCGGGGACACCCAAAAGGTCAACTCCTTTATTGAGGCCTTAAGGCCCTACGGGATCCTCGAGGTCATGCGCACCGGGGCGGTGGCCATGAGCCGGGGGGACCGGGTCTTGAAGGTGCGGGAGAAAAAGGAGGCGGTATGA
- the ilvC gene encoding ketol-acid reductoisomerase, whose product MKIYYEHDADLGFILGKKVAVLGFGSQGHAHALNLKDSGVDVRVGLRKGSRSWEKAEAAGLRVLPVAEAVREADIVMVLLPDEKQAQVYREEVEPNLKEGGALAFAHGFNIHFGQIKPRKDLDVWMVAPKGPGHLVRSEYGKGSGVPALVAVHQDASGAAFPTALAYAKAIGAARAGVIHTTFKDETETDLFGEQAVLCGGLTRLIRAGFETLVEAGYPPEMAYFETVHEVKLIVDLIYEAGLRGMRYSISNTAEYGDYTRGDLAVPLEETKRRMREILRQIQTGEFAREWMLENQVGSPVLEANRKRWAAHPIEEVGSRLRAMMPFLKARVLEEVG is encoded by the coding sequence ATGAAGATCTACTACGAGCACGACGCGGACCTTGGCTTCATCCTGGGCAAGAAGGTGGCGGTCTTGGGCTTCGGCTCCCAGGGGCACGCCCACGCCCTGAACCTCAAGGACTCGGGGGTGGACGTGCGGGTGGGCCTGCGAAAGGGCTCTAGGAGCTGGGAGAAGGCGGAGGCCGCGGGGCTTAGGGTCCTCCCCGTGGCCGAGGCGGTGCGGGAGGCGGACATCGTCATGGTCCTCCTCCCCGACGAGAAGCAGGCCCAGGTCTACCGGGAGGAGGTGGAGCCTAACCTCAAGGAGGGCGGGGCCTTGGCCTTCGCCCACGGCTTCAACATCCACTTCGGCCAGATCAAGCCCCGCAAGGACCTGGACGTCTGGATGGTGGCCCCCAAGGGCCCGGGCCACCTGGTGCGCTCGGAGTACGGGAAGGGAAGCGGGGTTCCCGCCCTGGTGGCGGTCCACCAGGACGCTTCGGGTGCCGCCTTCCCCACCGCCCTCGCCTACGCCAAGGCCATCGGGGCGGCCCGGGCCGGGGTCATCCACACCACCTTCAAGGACGAGACGGAGACGGACCTCTTCGGGGAGCAGGCGGTGCTTTGCGGGGGGCTCACCCGGCTCATCCGGGCGGGGTTTGAGACCCTGGTGGAGGCGGGCTACCCCCCGGAGATGGCCTACTTTGAGACCGTCCACGAGGTGAAGCTCATCGTGGACCTCATCTACGAGGCGGGGCTTAGGGGTATGCGCTACTCCATCTCCAACACCGCGGAGTACGGGGACTACACCCGGGGCGACCTCGCCGTGCCCCTGGAGGAGACCAAGCGCCGCATGCGGGAGATCCTGCGCCAGATCCAGACCGGGGAGTTCGCCCGGGAGTGGATGCTGGAGAACCAGGTGGGTAGCCCCGTCTTGGAGGCCAACCGCAAGCGCTGGGCGGCCCACCCCATTGAGGAGGTGGGCTCGAGGCTTCGCGCCATGATGCCCTTCCTCAAGGCCAGGGTACTGGAGGAGGTAGGCTAA
- a CDS encoding 2-isopropylmalate synthase, translated as MERERHIRIFDTTLRDGEQSPGVALSLDQKLEIAQALARLNVDIIEAGFPVSGPMEFEAVRRIATEVKGPVIAALARTHTLDIDQAAKALEKAERPRIHVFTSASKIHLQYMLRKTEEEVLEMADKMVRYARRYVDDVEFSAQDVMRADWEFVKRLYEVAIEAGATTINIPDTTGYGTPQEYGALIRRIRDEVVRGRDVVISTHTHDDLGLATANALAGVENGAGQIECTINGIGERAGNCALEEVVMALYVRRDWYKAYTRINTREIYRVSRLVERYTGMPVPPNKAIVGDNAFAHESGIHQDGVIKHRATYEIMDAELIGRRPAVLVLGKHSGRAAFKKALEDLGYKNLSEEELKKLFARFKEIAEKKGPLSAEELQALVESEREPASHFFRLEHVQFFSGSGLLPTATVKVKTPDGERLATHTGDGPVDAVFKAIQEAIGLRPELELYRVEAITGSTEALGQVTVRLRLGELQAVGVGVSPDIIEASALAFLDAAGKLASGRATRHPPSIEEVHRGV; from the coding sequence ATGGAAAGGGAACGGCACATCCGGATCTTTGACACCACCCTCAGGGACGGGGAGCAAAGCCCCGGGGTGGCCCTCTCCTTGGACCAGAAGCTGGAGATCGCCCAGGCCCTCGCCCGGCTCAACGTGGACATCATTGAGGCGGGCTTCCCCGTATCGGGGCCCATGGAGTTTGAGGCGGTGAGGCGCATCGCCACCGAGGTCAAGGGCCCCGTCATCGCCGCCCTCGCCCGCACCCACACCCTGGACATTGACCAGGCGGCCAAGGCCCTGGAGAAGGCGGAGAGGCCCAGGATCCACGTCTTCACCTCCGCTTCCAAGATCCACCTGCAGTACATGCTGAGGAAGACGGAGGAGGAGGTCCTGGAGATGGCGGATAAAATGGTCCGCTACGCCAGGAGGTACGTGGACGACGTGGAGTTCTCCGCCCAGGACGTGATGCGGGCGGACTGGGAGTTCGTCAAGAGGCTTTACGAGGTGGCCATTGAGGCCGGGGCCACCACCATCAACATCCCCGACACCACGGGCTACGGCACGCCCCAGGAGTACGGGGCCCTGATCCGCAGGATCCGCGACGAGGTGGTGCGGGGGCGGGACGTGGTCATCTCCACCCACACCCACGACGACCTGGGCCTGGCCACGGCCAACGCCCTGGCGGGCGTGGAGAACGGGGCGGGCCAGATTGAGTGCACCATCAACGGCATCGGGGAGCGGGCGGGGAACTGCGCCCTGGAGGAGGTGGTGATGGCCCTCTACGTCCGCCGGGACTGGTACAAGGCCTACACGCGGATCAACACCCGGGAGATCTACCGGGTAAGCCGCCTGGTGGAGCGCTACACCGGGATGCCCGTCCCCCCCAACAAGGCCATCGTGGGGGACAACGCCTTCGCGCATGAGTCCGGCATCCACCAGGACGGGGTCATCAAGCACCGGGCCACCTACGAGATCATGGACGCCGAGCTCATCGGGAGGCGGCCCGCTGTGCTCGTCCTCGGCAAGCACTCGGGCCGGGCGGCTTTTAAGAAGGCCCTCGAGGACCTGGGCTACAAGAACCTCTCCGAGGAGGAGCTGAAGAAGCTCTTCGCCCGCTTCAAGGAGATCGCCGAGAAGAAAGGCCCCCTCTCCGCCGAGGAGCTCCAGGCCCTGGTGGAAAGCGAAAGGGAGCCCGCCTCCCACTTCTTCCGGCTGGAGCACGTCCAGTTCTTCTCGGGCTCCGGGCTTTTGCCCACGGCCACGGTCAAGGTGAAGACCCCGGACGGGGAGAGGCTCGCCACCCACACCGGGGACGGGCCCGTAGACGCCGTGTTCAAGGCCATCCAGGAGGCCATCGGCCTGAGGCCGGAGCTTGAGCTCTACCGGGTGGAGGCCATCACGGGGAGCACCGAGGCCCTGGGCCAGGTCACGGTGCGCCTCCGGCTCGGGGAGCTCCAGGCCGTGGGGGTGGGGGTCTCCCCGGACATCATTGAGGCGAGCGCCTTGGCCTTTTTGGACGCCGCGGGGAAGCTCGCCTCGGGCCGGGCCACCCGGCACCCGCCCTCCATTGAGGAGGTGCACCGCGGGGTCTAG
- the cimA gene encoding citramalate synthase, which translates to MVEILDTTLRDGTQGEGVSLSVDDKVAIAKRLAAFGIHLIEGGWPGSNPKDAEFFQRMKGVDLGAARLCAFGATRRKGLSPEEDPSVLALLEAETPVVVLFGKSWTLHVLEALETSLAENLRMVEETVAFFARKGRRVVYDAEHFFDGYKEDPAYALATLEAALRGGADTLVLCDTNGGSLPEEVYAITKAVVERFPGVRIGIHPHNDAELAVANALAAVRAGATHVQGTINGYGERCGNLNLTSFLPTLVFKYGIPAIPPERLKGLRELSHFVDERANLTPNRRAPYVGEAAFAHKAGVHVSAVLKNPRTYEHIPPEWVGNQRRFLVSDVAGRSNLLAKLQELGVDLSKEEARRLLEEVKALEYEGYAFEGAEASFYLLAHRLKGGSLPFSVEGFSVFVHGRGLDTAWAEATVRVRVGESLQHTAAESPFGPVSALDRAFRKAVLQFYPELSEVELTDYKVRILSGQEAGTNSGVRVMVEMKRGEERFATVGASENILEASLKALTDGYAYALLYPVPTPRGA; encoded by the coding sequence ATGGTGGAGATCCTGGACACCACCCTAAGGGACGGCACCCAAGGGGAGGGGGTAAGCCTCTCCGTGGACGACAAGGTGGCCATCGCCAAGCGCCTCGCCGCCTTCGGGATCCACCTCATTGAGGGGGGCTGGCCCGGCTCCAACCCCAAGGACGCCGAGTTCTTCCAGCGCATGAAGGGGGTGGACCTGGGGGCGGCGAGGCTTTGCGCCTTCGGGGCCACCCGCAGGAAGGGGCTTTCCCCGGAGGAGGACCCCTCGGTCTTGGCCCTCCTCGAGGCCGAGACCCCCGTGGTGGTCCTCTTCGGCAAGAGCTGGACCCTCCACGTCCTCGAGGCCCTGGAGACCTCCTTGGCGGAGAACCTCCGCATGGTTGAGGAGACGGTGGCCTTCTTCGCCCGGAAGGGCAGGCGGGTGGTCTACGACGCCGAGCACTTCTTTGACGGCTACAAGGAAGACCCCGCCTACGCCCTCGCCACCCTGGAGGCCGCCCTAAGGGGTGGGGCCGACACCCTGGTCCTTTGCGACACCAACGGGGGGAGCCTCCCCGAGGAGGTCTACGCCATCACCAAGGCGGTGGTGGAGCGGTTTCCTGGGGTGAGGATCGGCATCCACCCCCACAACGACGCCGAGCTCGCCGTGGCCAACGCCCTCGCGGCGGTGCGGGCCGGGGCCACCCATGTGCAGGGCACCATCAACGGCTATGGGGAGCGGTGCGGCAACCTCAACCTCACGAGCTTCCTCCCCACCCTGGTCTTTAAGTACGGGATCCCCGCCATCCCTCCGGAAAGGCTAAAGGGCCTAAGGGAGCTTTCCCACTTCGTGGACGAGCGGGCCAACCTCACCCCCAACCGCCGCGCCCCCTACGTGGGGGAGGCGGCCTTCGCCCACAAGGCCGGGGTGCACGTCTCCGCCGTCCTCAAGAACCCCCGCACCTACGAGCACATCCCCCCGGAGTGGGTGGGGAACCAGAGGCGCTTTCTGGTCTCGGACGTGGCGGGCCGCTCCAACCTCCTCGCCAAGCTCCAGGAGCTCGGGGTGGACCTCTCCAAGGAGGAGGCGAGGCGCCTTCTGGAGGAGGTCAAGGCCCTGGAGTACGAGGGCTACGCTTTTGAGGGGGCGGAGGCGAGCTTCTACCTCCTCGCCCACCGCCTGAAGGGCGGGAGCCTCCCCTTCAGCGTGGAGGGCTTTTCTGTCTTTGTCCACGGAAGGGGCCTGGATACCGCCTGGGCCGAGGCCACGGTGCGGGTGAGGGTGGGGGAGAGCCTCCAGCACACTGCCGCGGAAAGCCCCTTCGGGCCCGTCTCCGCCCTGGACCGGGCCTTCCGCAAGGCCGTGTTGCAGTTCTACCCGGAGCTTTCCGAGGTGGAGCTCACGGACTACAAGGTGCGCATCCTCTCCGGCCAGGAGGCGGGGACGAACTCCGGGGTGCGGGTCATGGTGGAGATGAAGCGGGGAGAGGAGCGCTTCGCCACCGTGGGGGCGAGCGAGAACATCCTCGAGGCCTCCCTCAAGGCCCTCACCGACGGGTACGCCTACGCCCTCCTCTACCCGGTGCCTACGCCCAGGGGAGCCTGA
- a CDS encoding Uma2 family endonuclease, whose translation MATRYRFRVEEFERAFQGVPHVELLRGEVYRMSPIGPKHVHKVAQLDARLQEALKGKAVVAVQSPLRLSEDSEPEPDLLVLKPPLERYADRLPTPEDVLLLVEVADTSLEFDREVKLPLYAEVGIPEVWLVNLKENLLEVHQRPRGGRYREIRLLSPEEEVSPSAFPGVRLPWA comes from the coding sequence ATGGCCACCCGCTACCGCTTCCGGGTAGAGGAGTTTGAGCGGGCCTTCCAGGGGGTGCCCCACGTGGAGCTCCTAAGGGGGGAGGTCTACCGGATGAGCCCCATCGGACCCAAGCACGTGCACAAGGTAGCGCAGTTGGACGCCAGGCTTCAGGAAGCCCTGAAGGGAAAGGCCGTGGTGGCGGTCCAGTCCCCCCTAAGGCTTTCCGAGGACTCCGAGCCCGAGCCGGACCTCCTGGTGCTTAAGCCCCCCCTGGAGCGCTACGCCGACCGCCTCCCCACCCCGGAGGACGTCCTCCTCCTCGTGGAGGTGGCCGACACCTCCTTGGAGTTTGACCGGGAGGTGAAGCTTCCCCTCTACGCCGAAGTTGGCATCCCCGAGGTCTGGCTCGTGAACCTGAAGGAGAACCTCCTGGAGGTCCACCAAAGGCCCCGGGGCGGGCGGTACCGGGAGATCCGCCTCCTCTCCCCCGAGGAGGAGGTGAGCCCTTCCGCCTTCCCCGGGGTCAGGCTCCCCTGGGCGTAG
- a CDS encoding ABC transporter permease, translating to MRKARTLLAVYLAYMLEYRAELFLWALAGALPLILMGVWTEAARGGDFPLSPGEFARYFLMVFLVRQATVVWVVWEFERDVVEGRLSFRLLRPLDPFFDHLAAHTAERLARLPFVVLLTLLFFALFPEARFLPEPGAFLLGLGLTLLAFLLRYTMQYATAMLTFWTERATSVEEVFFLLYLFLSGTIAPLEVFPEPLRGLALLTPFPYLVYLPAALLAGQKVALFPGLWVMLLWGLFFLGLSRLLWRLGLKRYSGQGA from the coding sequence ATGAGAAAGGCGCGGACCCTCCTCGCCGTCTACCTGGCCTACATGCTGGAGTACCGGGCGGAGCTTTTCCTTTGGGCCCTGGCGGGGGCGCTTCCCCTGATCCTCATGGGGGTCTGGACCGAGGCCGCAAGGGGCGGGGACTTCCCCTTAAGCCCGGGGGAGTTCGCCCGCTACTTCCTCATGGTCTTCCTGGTGCGCCAGGCCACGGTGGTCTGGGTGGTGTGGGAGTTTGAGCGGGACGTGGTGGAGGGGAGGCTCTCCTTTAGGCTCCTCAGGCCTCTGGACCCTTTCTTTGATCACCTGGCCGCCCACACCGCAGAAAGGCTCGCCCGGCTTCCCTTCGTCGTCCTCCTCACCCTCCTCTTCTTCGCCCTCTTCCCCGAGGCCCGCTTTCTGCCCGAGCCCGGGGCCTTCCTCTTGGGCCTAGGCCTCACCCTCCTCGCCTTCCTCCTCCGCTACACCATGCAGTACGCCACCGCCATGCTCACCTTCTGGACCGAGCGGGCCACCAGCGTGGAGGAGGTCTTCTTCCTCCTCTACCTCTTCCTCTCGGGGACCATCGCCCCCCTCGAGGTCTTCCCCGAACCCCTAAGGGGCCTCGCCCTCCTCACCCCCTTCCCCTACCTCGTCTACCTTCCCGCGGCCCTCCTCGCCGGGCAGAAAGTGGCCCTCTTCCCCGGGCTCTGGGTCATGCTCCTTTGGGGCCTCTTCTTCCTCGGGCTTTCCCGCCTCCTCTGGCGGCTCGGCCTCAAGCGCTACTCGGGCCAGGGGGCATAA